The Streptomyces tendae DNA segment GGCCTGGTCGCTGTGCGCGAGGATCACGTCCGGGCGCTCGTCGAGCGCCTCCACGCAGCGCTTCAGCAGGTCACGGGCGTACAGGTCGTCGTGCGAGGCCCACTTGAACAGCTCGCCGCGGCACTCGGTGAAGACGTGGTTGTGGTTCGGCGCGGCGCCGATGTTCCGGGGCAGCCGGATGTACCGGATCCGCGGGTCCTGCTTGGCGTAGCGCCGGCAGATGTCCTCGGTCCCGTCGGTCGACGCGTTGTCGGATATGACCAACTCGAAGTCCTCGTACGTCTGGCCGAGCAGGGCCTCCAGCGACTCGGCGAGGTACTCCTCGCCGTTGTACACGGGAAGGCCGATGCTCAGCCGGGGTTGCGCGGTCATGACGTCCTCACTTCACGAAGGGAATCCCGGTGGTGCTCCCGCAGGGCGATCCGCAGATGCAGCCACCATGCGGCCGAACCGCACACCGACGCGGCGGCGGCGCCCCAGGCCGAGCCGACGGTGCCGCCGAGGGCCGCACCGCCGATCCCGAGGCCGACGTAGCAGACGGAGGCGAAGATCTGGCACCGCAGACTGAGCCGGGCCGCGCCGAGCGCGCGCAGCCCGGCGGCCGCTCCGGTGCCCACGCCGGCCCCCGCGACACTGAGGGTGGCCGGCACGATGAGTTCCTTGGCGGCGGGCCAGACGTCGCCGAGGACGAGCTCGCCCGCCCGGTCCGGCATCAGCAGCAGCACGCCGCCCCACAGCAGGGCGGCGACCGCCTGGCCGCCGCCCAGGAGCAGACAGAACCGGCCCAGCCGGTGCGGGGCCTGCCGCAGCATGCGCGCCGCCTCCGCGACGGTGACCAGCGTCAGCCCCATGAGCACCGCCGTGAACGGGCCCTGCAGCAGTTCGGCGCCCCGGACGACACCGACCGCGCCGACGCCGACGATCGCGCCGAGCCCGTACGCGCGCAGCTGGCTCGCGCCGCTCACGCACGTGTTCTCGACCAGGTACCGGAGGCCGAGGTCACGGTGGTCGCGGATCCACGGCCGCGCCCCGGCGGGCCGCGGCCGGATGCCGGACTGCAGCCAGCCGTACGCGCCCGCCACCGCGGCCGACCCGCCCCAGGCGAGCACGAACGCGGGCACGGTGCCCACCTGGGCCGCCACGACCATGGCGGGGATCAGCGCCACGCCCCACACCACGTCGTTGACGAACGCCTTCCGGCCGACGCCGGCCGCGAAGAACGAGTACCGCCAGGCGTCCTGCAGCAACAGCCCCGGCAGGACGACGCCGAGGCAGGCGAACGCGGCGCCCACGCTGCCGCCGAGCAGCGGCCACAACGCCAGGCACAGCGTCCCGACGCCGGCGCCGACGACCAGCGAGGTGCCCGTCGACCGGGCCACCGCCTGCCGCCAGGACGCTTCGGCGACGGCGCTGAAGCGCACCACGAGCGGGTCGGTGGCCACTCCCCGGGAGACGCTGAGCACCACGCCGTAGGTCACCCAGGCCAGGCTGAACACGCCGAACGCGGTCAGTCCCAGCGAGCGCGCCACGTACACGCCCACGGCGAAGTTGGACAGGCTGGAGGCCGCCTGGTCGGCCAGTCCCCACGACAGCCGCCCCGCGACGGCCCGCGTCACGGTGCGGGCCGGCCGCGGCGGCGCCGTCGTCCTGTCCCCCTCGGTGGCCATCCGTCTCACACCTTGACCAGTCCGGCCCCGTGCAGGGCGTCGGCCGCGGCGGCCACGGTGTCGAACGGCAGACCGGACCGTTCGGCCACCTCCAGCAGCCCGTGCTCGCCGTCGGAGAGGCTCAGCACCCACAGCATCGCCATCTGGGCCTCCTGCGCGTCGCTGCGGCCGCCCAGCGCCTCGTACAGCCCGCGCCGCCCCAACTGCGGCTCCCCGTACGGGCTGAGGTTCACGTACCGCCGGTCGCGGTCCAGCACCGAGAACACCTCGCGGCACACGGCGAGGTGTCTTCCATCGCCTCCGGGAGACGAAGTCCGGGTCGTCCGCCGAGGTGTGGTACTCGGGATAGCCGGCGTACGGGGTCCGGCTGAGCGAGCCCACACCGAGGTCGAAGCCCGGCGAGCAGAACTGCCGCTCGTCGTAGCCGTACGGCGTGAACTCCCGTATCGAATGCGGACGTCCGGAGGTCTCCAGCACATGCCGCATCACCCGGTCGATCCCCGCGTCCCCGCGCCTGCTCCGCTTGTACGTCAGCGCGCCCCGGTCGCCGGCGCAGGCCAGCACCAGCCCGTGCTTCACCCGCTCCACCCGCCCGGCGTTGCGGGCCAGCCAGGTGATCGCCCCGATGGTGCCGGGCGCGAACAGGAACCGGTAGGTGTGGTACGGCGTGCGCTCCGCCAGCGACCGGGCGAGGAACGCCGCCACCGCGATGCCTGCCAGGTTGTCGTTGGCCAGCGACGGGTGGCAGACGTGACTGGAGACGACGACCTCGTCGGACACCTGCCCCGGCACCACGTGCTCGGCGTAGGTGAGGTGCCCGTCGGCGAGGGTGGAGTCGATGCGCACCTCGTACTCGCCGTCCGGCAGCGCGTCCAGGGTCTCCTGCGTCAGACAGAAGCCCCAGTCCGGCTTGTAGTAACTGGTGCGGTACGGGATCCACTTCGGGTGGTCCGGCAGCGTGTGCAGGTGCGGGCGCAGCTCGGACAGCGGCATCCTCGCCGACACCGGCACGCTGTAGCCCAGCACGTGCAGGCTGGAGTCGGCGAAGTCGACGACCCGCCGGCCCGAGGGGTCGGCGATCCACGCCTCCCGGATGTTCCACTCCTGCGGCACCGTCCAGTCGAGCACCTGCGTGCCGGTGGGCACCTCGTGCACCTCCAGCGGCAGGTGCTCACCGACGACGTCCAGGGTGGCGCGCACCCCGTCGCCGGTGATGCTCCGGCACAGCGGGTACAACCGCCGCACCAGGGCGTGCATCTCCTCGCCGGGCGTGGTCACGACCGCCACCGCAGGGTGCCGTCGACCTCGCCCGCGTCGGACGCCGCGCGCAGCACGGCCAGCCGGGTGAACCGCTGCTCGAACGCCTCCCGGGTCAGCCCGTGCGTCCGGTAGGCGTCGGCGAGTTCGAGCGCGCCCCGCTTCACCGTCCACTCGCACCGGAACCCGGGGATCGCCGCCCGGAACCGGGAGAAGTCCACCCGGTAGGAGCGCGGGTCGGCGCCCGTCTCCCCGGTGATGACCACCTTGGAGCCGTCCACCGCCTCCGCCACCTGCTGCGCGATCTCCGCGACCGTGACGTTGTTGGTCTCGCTGCCGATGTTGAACGCCCGGTCGTGCACCGCCTCGCGCGGGGCCTCCAGGGCGGCCGCGAAGGCCCGCGCGATGTCCGCGGCGTGCACCAGCGGACGCCACGGGGTGCCGTCGGAGAGCACCAGCACCTCCCCGGAGAGCAGGGCGTGACCCACCAGGTTGTTCAGCACGATGTCGGCGCGCAGCCGGGGCGAGTACCCGAAGGCCGTGGCGTTGCGCATGTACACCGGGCTGAAACCGCTGTCGGCCAGCTCGTGCAGGTCGTCCTCCACCCGCACCTTGGACTCGGCGTACGGCGTCACCGGGCGCAGCGGGGCGTCCTCGGCGACCAGTTCGTCACCGCCGGCGGCGCCGTAGACCGAGCAGGTGGAGGCGTACAGGAAGCGCCGCACCCCCGCGTCGCGGGCCAGCCGGGCCAGCCGTACGGACGCGTGGTGGTTGATGTCGTAGGTCAGTTCCGGCGCCAGCGCCCCCAGCGGGTCGTTGGACAGGGCGGCCAGGTGGATCACGGCGTCCACCCCGGCCACGTGGTCGGCCGTGACGTCCCGCAGGTCCACCCGCGTCCCCGGCGGGTCCGCGGGCGCCGGCCCCAGCACGCAGTCGGCGAACAGGCCGGCGTCCAGCCCGACGACCTCGTGTCCGGCGGCCTTGAGCACCGGGGCCATGACGGTGCCCAGATAGCCCTGGTGTCCGGTGAGCAGTACGCGCAAGGTTTCAACCCCCCAGGTCGACAGTGAGTTTGGTGACGGCGAACGCCTCGGCGTACCGCGCGTTGCTTTCGATGCCCCGGATCCGGGCGAGCCCGAGGAAGGCCTCCCGGTCGTACCAGGGCCGGTGCCGCTGCGAGGGGTAGTGCTCCTGCAGCAGCCGGACCTTGTCCTCGGCCGCCCCGGGCGTCAGCGGCTGGTACACCACCGGGCGGCCCAGGTCCCCGTCCCACTTGACGATCTCGTAGCCGAGGACGAGGTGGTCGCGGAACGCGGTGGTCATCAGCTCGGCGAGGCCCCGGTGGTCCTGGTGCGCGTCCTCGGTGCGCGGGGCGAGCACCAGGTCGGGCTCGGTGCGGGCGCGCAGCTCCTCGACCGCGGCCTTGGCGTCCGCCCAGTGCGCGGGCAGCCGGCCGTCCGGCATCTTGTCCACGGTCAGCCGCAGATCGGCGCCCGGGCAGAAGGCGGCGAGCGCCTCCTGCTCCTCCTGCTCACGCTCCGTGCCGCCGCCGGAGAGCACCAGCGCGTCGACCCGCAGGCCCGGACGGGCCCGGCACAGGGACAGCAGGGTGCCCCCGGCGCCGATCGCGATGTCGTCGCAGTGCGCGCCCACGGCGACGATCCGCTCCAGACGTCCCGTTCCCAGCCGGATCACGCGGTCCCCACCCCCGCCTCGGTCCGCTTCCCTTCCCACACGGCCCACGGGCGGTCGCCCCGGGCGTAGGCCTCGTCGAGCGCGGCCTTTTCCTTCACGGTGTCGGTCGGCTTCCAGAAGCCGCGGTGCTGGTGCGCCACCAGTCTGCCCTGCTTGGCCAGTTGGGCGCATCCGTCGGCGACCAGGTCCCCGTTCTCCGGGATGTGGTCGAAGACCTCCTGGCGCAGCACGAAGTAGCCGCCGTTCTCCCACAGCGGCAGCTCGCTCACCGGGGTGATGCCGCCCACCAGGCCGTCCTCGCCCAGCTCGACGCAGTGGAACGAGGACTGCGGCGGGACCACCATCATCGACGCGCCGGCGTCCCTGCGGGAGAACCGGTCGATCATCTCCGGGAGCGGGGCGTCCGTGAGGACGTCCGCGTAGTTGGCGAGGAACATCTCGTCGCCGTCCAGATGGTGCCGTACCCGGCGCAGCCGCTCACCGATCGGCGACTCGATGCCGGTCTGCGCGAAGGTGATGGTCCAGTCCGCGATGTCGGTGGACAGCAGCTCCGTCCGCCCGCCGCGCAGCACGAAGT contains these protein-coding regions:
- a CDS encoding NAD-dependent epimerase/dehydratase family protein; protein product: MRVLLTGHQGYLGTVMAPVLKAAGHEVVGLDAGLFADCVLGPAPADPPGTRVDLRDVTADHVAGVDAVIHLAALSNDPLGALAPELTYDINHHASVRLARLARDAGVRRFLYASTCSVYGAAGGDELVAEDAPLRPVTPYAESKVRVEDDLHELADSGFSPVYMRNATAFGYSPRLRADIVLNNLVGHALLSGEVLVLSDGTPWRPLVHAADIARAFAAALEAPREAVHDRAFNIGSETNNVTVAEIAQQVAEAVDGSKVVITGETGADPRSYRVDFSRFRAAIPGFRCEWTVKRGALELADAYRTHGLTREAFEQRFTRLAVLRAASDAGEVDGTLRWRS
- a CDS encoding PIG-L deacetylase family protein; this translates as MIRLGTGRLERIVAVGAHCDDIAIGAGGTLLSLCRARPGLRVDALVLSGGGTEREQEEQEALAAFCPGADLRLTVDKMPDGRLPAHWADAKAAVEELRARTEPDLVLAPRTEDAHQDHRGLAELMTTAFRDHLVLGYEIVKWDGDLGRPVVYQPLTPGAAEDKVRLLQEHYPSQRHRPWYDREAFLGLARIRGIESNARYAEAFAVTKLTVDLGG